A window of Candidatus Methanomethylophilaceae archaeon contains these coding sequences:
- a CDS encoding site-specific integrase, translating to MGRKRATGESNAELRQTDLKSVRLGGKPGIMAVRLYEAFQEVNLSPCTLDVDVRKLKQFNRFFEGLYERGACKTLDPRHFDESMVTEFMMWMKGRELAASTQEKYLQILERYLRLFGNDVIGIMRGNPRYRFPKSPRDTPIDAMDRDELQEVIDATYNLVGWSGWVFRGVVCLAFGIGGRHKEVIDAEVQDLSLASEDFYVRHPKGEGSWGVPQWVDIIRKDMLPYLQEFWDERERMLAETGVTSDFLFVNPRTGLPYSEKSMRAIKKKVEEISGVRFKIKDMRSTFCSLTINDHMERLNATSEQMRHASPDMTRKHYLRINRKRAIKNGIGDSWKETEIK from the coding sequence GTGGGCAGGAAGAGGGCCACCGGCGAGAGCAACGCCGAGCTCCGCCAGACGGATCTGAAGTCCGTCAGGCTGGGAGGGAAGCCGGGCATAATGGCGGTCAGGCTGTACGAGGCCTTCCAGGAGGTCAATCTCAGCCCCTGCACCCTCGACGTCGACGTCCGCAAGCTGAAGCAGTTCAACAGGTTCTTCGAGGGGCTGTATGAGCGCGGGGCCTGTAAGACGCTGGACCCCCGCCATTTCGACGAGTCCATGGTGACGGAGTTCATGATGTGGATGAAGGGCAGGGAATTGGCCGCGTCCACCCAGGAGAAGTACCTCCAGATACTGGAGCGCTACCTGCGCCTCTTCGGGAACGACGTGATTGGTATTATGCGCGGCAACCCCAGGTACAGGTTCCCGAAATCGCCCCGCGACACGCCGATAGACGCGATGGACAGGGACGAGCTCCAGGAGGTCATAGACGCGACATACAACCTCGTGGGATGGTCGGGGTGGGTGTTCCGCGGGGTCGTCTGCCTGGCCTTCGGCATAGGCGGGAGGCACAAGGAGGTCATCGACGCGGAGGTCCAGGACCTCAGCCTGGCCAGCGAGGACTTCTACGTCCGCCACCCGAAGGGGGAGGGGTCCTGGGGCGTCCCGCAGTGGGTCGACATCATCCGCAAGGACATGCTTCCGTACCTCCAGGAGTTCTGGGACGAGAGGGAGAGGATGCTCGCCGAGACAGGGGTCACCAGCGACTTCCTGTTCGTCAACCCGAGGACAGGCCTCCCCTACTCGGAGAAGTCCATGAGGGCCATCAAGAAGAAGGTAGAGGAGATAAGCGGGGTCCGCTTCAAGATCAAGGACATGCGCTCGACGTTCTGCTCGCTGACGATAAACGATCACATGGAGCGCCTGAACGCCACTTCCGAGCAGATGAGGCACGCCAGCCCCGACATGACTCGCAAGCACTACCTCCGCATCAACAGGAAGCGCGCGATCAAGAACGGGATAGGGGACTCCTGGAAGGAGACGGAGATCAAGTGA